Proteins from one Spirochaetota bacterium genomic window:
- a CDS encoding UvrD-helicase domain-containing protein, producing MTELNKEQYRASRADTGVSLVLAGAGTGKTKTLVEKVVNVMGELGIDPSGVLLLTFSRKAAEELRERVALRCGRGREITAGTFHSFCFDLLRRNSEAFMEAGGFSRFPSVVDDEGGKAILMELIRRDMDRFMGVPAGVIHDLMMRRGRLDGWKKRKIEGSGLGVQLANLGEEYRETKRRRGLIDYDDMMMRAIELLERNGAVRAGVLARYRYIFVDEFQDVSDENIRLLKLLLPDRERNLFAVISALDSPNFLTSANFTNP from the coding sequence ATGACTGAATTAAACAAGGAACAGTATCGTGCGTCCCGGGCCGATACCGGCGTGAGCCTTGTCCTGGCCGGGGCGGGCACGGGCAAGACTAAGACCTTGGTGGAGAAGGTTGTCAACGTCATGGGGGAGCTGGGGATAGATCCCTCCGGCGTCCTTCTCCTCACCTTCAGCCGCAAGGCGGCGGAAGAGCTCCGCGAGCGGGTGGCGTTGCGCTGCGGCCGCGGCAGGGAGATCACGGCCGGGACCTTTCATTCCTTCTGCTTCGATCTTCTCAGGCGGAACAGTGAGGCTTTCATGGAGGCCGGCGGTTTTTCGCGGTTTCCTTCCGTCGTGGATGATGAGGGCGGCAAGGCTATCCTGATGGAATTGATCCGCCGGGACATGGACAGGTTCATGGGCGTGCCCGCCGGGGTCATCCATGACCTCATGATGAGGAGGGGCCGTCTCGACGGATGGAAGAAGAGGAAGATAGAGGGATCGGGCCTCGGCGTGCAGCTGGCTAATCTCGGAGAAGAATACCGGGAAACCAAGCGAAGGAGGGGCCTCATCGACTATGACGATATGATGATGCGCGCCATTGAACTTCTGGAGCGTAACGGCGCGGTGCGTGCCGGTGTCCTTGCCCGGTACCGGTATATTTTCGTCGATGAGTTCCAGGACGTTTCCGATGAAAACATCAGGCTCCTCAAGCTCCTGCTTCCCGACCGGGAGCGCAAT